GAGATTTACTAAATCTTATACTGATACTTTGCCTTTATACATTGAAAATTGCACTAATTCGGTAGATAGAACTATTCGTGTATGGGAATGTTTTTGCTATTATTCTTTTAGTAACCCAAAAATATTTTATTCTATATTCTTTGCTAAATTATCTAATTCTCTAAACGACTATATAAGTGAATATTACGAAATTTTTCCTCAAGAAATAAGCAACTCATCTCATAGCATACATACTATGCTTTTAAAAAATAATATATATGATAGATCCTATATTTTATTAGATGATTGTGCACAAGAAGGATATATAAAAGAAGAAGATGTATTAGAAATAACTGAACTTTTTTTACTTATATATAAGGGTATATTGTCTAATATAATAGATAATGGAATAAATGTAGATGTTGATAATTTTGTGTTAAAAACTATAAAATTTATAAAGATAAATCTAAATCACTATTTAATTAAAAAACATGAATTGTTCGTGTAATTTGTTATAATCTATACCATTTTATGTTTTCATTTGTTAAATTTATGTCTTTTTGTGTCGTTTTATGAAAACGTATTCCTGTTTTGTCTTTTATTTTTAATTAAAAACTTGTATTTTTCCTTTCATTTTTCAGAATATTCGTCTTTGAGTATATATCTTTATTTTTATTATTGAAAATTTAATTATTTAAAGATTATTTCCATAATATACTCTATTAAACACTTGTTATTTGTATTAGAATAATATTATAAAATATTCTAAGACATAAGAAAGGATAATCGATATGAAGAAAAAATACTTATTTTTAGTAGCATTATCATTGTGCTTCTCACTTTTTGTCGGATGCACTCAAGCTTCTTTAGAAAATAATAAACCTAAAGAAGAATCACAAACTCAAAATGAACAAAAAAAAGACGAAAAACAACAAAATATTTTTTATGTTAAACCCTCTCAATTAAATCTAAGAGAGTCTCACTCTACTCAATCACCTATAATTTATAAGTTATCTAGATTCGACAAAGTTGAAATTATAGATAATAATTCTTATGTTGATGAAAATGAACAACAGACAAAATGGTATAATGTTAAATTCATTAATGATAATGATGAGGAAAAAGCAGGATGGGTATCATCCGAATTTTTAACTCAAGATAAACATGACCTCTTAAGTGAGAATCTAAAAGGCGTAGATTTATCTAATTATCCTAAAACTTATGAGTATGAAAATAATAAAAGACAGAAAGTAAAAGGAATTTATGTTACAATAAATTCTATCCTTGGAGATAACTTAGACAGACTGATTAAGCTTTGTAATGAAAGTGAAATAAATGCTTTTGTAGTTGACGTTAAGGATGATTTCGGAAATATGTTATTTAAAACAGATGCGTCTGAAAAGTTTGCTCCAAAAGCAAATGAAAAAGCTCTATCTAAAGAAAATATGTCTAAATTAATAAAGAAATTAAATGATAACGGAATATATTTAGTAGCTAGAATAGTTACATTTAAAGATCCTATTTATACAGAGTACTATCCTGAAAGAGCAATTATAAACAAGGAAACTGCTTCAACATTTGTAAGTAAAGACGGTCTGAGATGGGCATCAGCTCATGATAGAAATCTTTGGGAGTATGATGTAAGTGTTGCAAAAGAAGCTGCTCAAATTGGATTTAATGAAA
The window above is part of the Tepidibacter aestuarii genome. Proteins encoded here:
- a CDS encoding TetR/AcrR family transcriptional regulator — encoded protein: MNARKSKKHAMMTCFIDATAKIIEEEGIDYVTIRKVAALTGYNSATLYNYFENLDHLVFLACMRFTKSYTDTLPLYIENCTNSVDRTIRVWECFCYYSFSNPKIFYSIFFAKLSNSLNDYISEYYEIFPQEISNSSHSIHTMLLKNNIYDRSYILLDDCAQEGYIKEEDVLEITELFLLIYKGILSNIIDNGINVDVDNFVLKTIKFIKINLNHYLIKKHELFV
- a CDS encoding putative glycoside hydrolase, which gives rise to MKKKYLFLVALSLCFSLFVGCTQASLENNKPKEESQTQNEQKKDEKQQNIFYVKPSQLNLRESHSTQSPIIYKLSRFDKVEIIDNNSYVDENEQQTKWYNVKFINDNDEEKAGWVSSEFLTQDKHDLLSENLKGVDLSNYPKTYEYENNKRQKVKGIYVTINSILGDNLDRLIKLCNESEINAFVVDVKDDFGNMLFKTDASEKFAPKANEKALSKENMSKLIKKLNDNGIYLVARIVTFKDPIYTEYYPERAIINKETASTFVSKDGLRWASAHDRNLWEYDVSVAKEAAQIGFNEIQFDYVRFPASNGGKLDAKLDYRNSSGDTSKAQTIQSFLKYAKENISSENVYISADIFGLVGSVPNDMGLGQHWEAVSGVVDYVCPMMYPSHYGNTVYGLDVPDAHPYETVFQSAKDSIKRNKNVDNPATIRPWIQDFTASWVKGNIKYNETEVRAQIKALNDNGIDEYILWNAGNKYSFEQ